CTGTAGCCTGGCATAGGGATAAAGAAAGCCGATATGGGAAACGGCCGGTAATTGCTTCTATCAGCCTGGGGCAAACCAGAAATTTTGATTTCAGGAAAAAAGATCATCATCAAAGTAAGTACAGTCTGCCGTTACCGCATGGGACTTTACTCATTATGAAAGGAGATCTGCAGGAACATTGGGAGCATAGGATAGCAAAATCCGGTGTACCGATGAAAGAGAGAATTAATTTAACATTCCGATTGTTAAAAGAAAGTATTTAATATTGAAGGGCTCAGTATTTCTATTTACTATTGCGTGGACAAATTTTAAAAAGTATACTAACGATGAAAAAATAAAGATCCCAAAAAGTAGAATCATCCAATGATCGTCCAGGTGCATTCTCTGGAACTGATAATTGTTGTAATTAAAATTTTGGGATGTTGGGATTTTAATGATTTTAAGTAATATAGCCCCTCCTGGATCTTCTCAGAAAGATAAGGTTTTAGTGCTATTTAGCAGCTTGTTTCCTGGCTCGTTTTAATTGTTTTTTTACCTTTCTTGAAATAGGTTTAAGCGATTTTCTTACAATCTTTTCCATTTTATCGGTCAGTTCAGACTGATTATTGGTAAGTACCCTGTTTACCGATTCCAAAAGTTTGTCTTTCAGTAATTTGGTGACTGCGGGTTTCTTTTTTATGTTTTTCTTTTCCATATTTTTAAAATTGAAGTTGGCTTCAAAATTCAACTAAAAAGCATTGCTGATCAGTAGATTTTATTGATTTGGTTATTTAATCACTTTGTCTTTTAACAGTTCGCCGTCTACAGAATAGAACAGGTCCCGTTCTGAAGTTCCGTTTTTTATCTTGACTTTATATATTTTCATGGGCTTCATTGCAGAGTCTCCATATATAATTTCTTTTTCTCTGGAAATTTTCCAGTCACTGTAATCTCCATTTCTTAGAGCATATGAAATAGAATAAGGAAGCTCCGAACTGATTATTTCCCGAACCGAAATTTTCTTTCCGTCCTTTGAATATATTGCTTTCAGGTGAGTTTCAGCATTTGTAAAGTCAGCAACATAATATTCAGAAGGTTTAAACGACTGCTTAGACGGGTTATAATCATACCATTCAGTATTAAAAACCTGTTTCGGATAACCACGCCACTCAACGTTGACCACTGTAGGATATTCATTAACAAAGTTTTGGCTTACTAAATTAGGAATCCGTGACTGAGTTACTGCCTGATCTTCAGTCTCTGTATTTCTCTGACCATACATGGATGTTGTAAATACAATGGACATGACGGTAATTGCAAATAATTTTAAAATTTTATTTTTCATTTTTTCTGATTTTAAGTTGAAACATAATTGTCCCAACAAGGTATTTTTATTTTATGATACTGGCTTATCAATAGAAAGTTTCTATTTCTTATCATCTTGGATTAGTTTTTTGAGGGATAGATCTACTTTTGTCAATTCGGTTTTAAAATCTTTTTGAAATATTTTGTTTTCTTCGTATGTTTTATTACCAAAATTTTTCATATCGCTGTCAAAAGCTCTATTCTTCTTGTTGAGTTTATCTTTAAGTACCATGATATCTTTCTTTGCCTGGTTATAGTCACCATCAAATTTTTGCTTATCATTGGTGTTCATCTTTTTTAAACCCATATCTAATTTTGTAAGATCCTGATCCAGTTTTGCGATCTCATTATCAGCTTCAGTTTTGAATTGCTTCCATTCTGCAGTTGTTTTTGCTTTTAAAATGTTATTTTCATTAGCACTTGCGTCATTTGATTCTTTTTTTGCTTCTGTAAAATCTGCCTTTGAATTGGTCTCCTTTTTTTGGGAAGTCTGGTTACAGCCAAACATTATTGCCGTTATTGCAGCAACAGTTAAAATTGTTATATTTTTCATTATTTTAAATTTAAGTGTTATTAAAAGAATAGGACCATTCACTTATTCAGATCCGTTTTATAGAGAAATAGCCGTTGACTTTCTGTGTCCGGATTTTTTTGTTCTGTAAAGTGAAATTAGATTTTTTTCGGACTGTAAATATTGATATACGGCCTACACCATGTGTATTTACAGTTTATTTCTGTATGTTTAAACCTTATTGGATAGTATGTATTTTTCTTAACCCTGTTGTAAAAATCGATGAATTAAGGTGTTATATACTGATCTATCATTTAGCTCATAAGAAATTGCTTTGTAAATTGTGAAGAATAAACTTAAAAGCACCTTTTAGTAAGTGCTTTTAAGGAATAGCTGATTATTTTAGATTGGAAGCGTGGTATTTAGCATCTTCTTTTTGTGCATCTCTACCAAGAGAGGCATGGCCGTGCGCTTCAACGGTACTTTTTGCTGCTTTTTCATGGTTACCATCTTCATGGTGTCTTGCTGCCTCACGGTGGCTTTTGGCTGCAGCTTCAAAATGAGTGGCTGCTTTTTTGTGGTTTTCAATACCTCTGTTGTTTTCAGCTTTAGGAATACTTTCCTGTTCTGTTTTACTGTTTGATTCTGTATTTTTCATTGTAATTTTATTTAATAGTCATATCCATAGTCAACTTCCAGATTGTTTTTAACTTCAAGGATTCCTGGAGCTTTCCATACAATATGACCGACTTCTTCTTTGGCATACCAGGAGTTGACAGTTCCTTCTAAGGTTACTATCTTGCCTGACACAGATACTCTGATATCACGATCATCAATTACGCTGCTTTTTAATGCGTTTTCAATATCTTTTTTATCAATCTCCTCATGCATTTCTGATTTGATTGTAATATTATTGGTGATTACCTTGATACCGGGAAGAAAAGTGATTGCATTTTTTGCAGCCTCTTTCTCATAATTCCAGTTGAGCTCTCCTCCTAAAATGACGCACCCGTCTTCTACTTTTACACTTACTTGGTCATCAGGGACTTTATAGTTAGATTTTAGTGCTGCCAATACTTCATTGGCAATATCTGCATCACTTTTTGTCCAGGAGTTTGGAAGATTTACCTCAATATTTTCTACCAGTGCTTTTACGCCGGTAATTTTCCTGGCAGCTGCTTCTGCTTCTGCCTTTTTTGTAAAACTGTCAACTACACCCGTCAGAGAAACAACTCCATCTTTTGCGGTAACCCGAATTTCGGCTGAACGTAATAGAGGTTCCCATCTAATGGCATTTTGAACATCTTTCTGTAATTCTGAATTAGTTTTCATGAGTACGGCATCTCATTGAAATTTCTTTATTTCAATGATGTAAATTTACATTTATTTGTTAATCAGTGCTTTACATAAGATTGATTAATTGTTGCACATATCACACTTTTTATTGAGATTAAGTGTCAGATACTCAATGGAAAGATTAAGCAACTAAATAAACTAAAATAGGGTAAGGGCCTTAGTTCTGAATAAGAAGTAATCAGAAGAAAACACATACAGGTTTGTTAGTCTCAAGCATAATAAAATATTGAATGAGATGTTTAAAGAGGTTATTTAAAATCATTCTTAACGAAAGATTTCATAATTTTGATACAGTGAAAAAGCTGATTCCCATATTATTGTTATCGTTATATTTGGTTTCTACAACCGAATTGTATTAGCTTTTGAAAATGCCATTGCTGATTGAGCATTATATTGAACATAAAGAACTCAACCCTGAAATGTCTCTCACTGCATTTCTGAAAACACATTATGATAATCCTGTTAAAGACAGTGATTATGATAAAGATCAGAAATTGCCTTTTGTTTCACAGGTAGGCCTTCTTTCAGTGGCTTTTACTATCAATCCATCTTTGGATCTTTATTTTACGGAAAGGGCTTATAGCTTAAAAGAAATAAAGAAAACCTTTTACAAAAGTGTTCTTTATAACAACGAAATTTTAAATTCTATCTGGGAACCCCCAAAGTTTTATCAATCTTAAACTTTTTTTCTCAATCATTTTTTGATTGGGCAGGTATTCTGTTTCCTTCTAAAACTATCAATATAAGATGTTGATGAAGATAGATCTGTGATTCAGAATACCAGAACTTATGGATCAGTCTCAAAAGCTGGGGGGGTGTTTAGTTGCATTATCTTTGCTTTATGCTAAGCGATTACGACCTTCTTAAATTTTTACTTCCAGAATTTCTAGTTGAACACTTTGATATCCTCAAAGCAGAAGAACATTCTGCTGAACTTCATATTTATTTTGAAGAAAAAAGCAGTGAATATTATTGTTTATATCAATGCTGATTTTCCCAGAAATAAAAAAAAACAGTTTTCTTCCGAAATGAAAAAGGAAAATAGTGCCCTTGCCGATCAGTATAATTCAAAAGGATTATTTCCTTATACTTTACTACTTGATCAAAATGGAAAAATACTGAAAAGCTGGGAAGGTCTTCTTTCGGAAAATGCCCTCGCTTTCAGCAAAGAAATAAGGGATGTGCAACAGCAAAGAAAATAAAAAAGATGTTAAGAGAGTTCAAAAAGCCTCAAAGACTGATGGGAAATGCTTTTGAAATAACAGTAGTTGATGAAAATGAAGACAGGGCTTATAAGCATATTGATGCTGCAGTTACAGAAATTCAGAGAATTGAAAAATTACTAACTACTTTTAGTGAAAATAGTCAGACCAGCCAGATCAATGATCATGCAGGAATAAATCCTGTAAAAGTGGATCAGGAAGTGTTTGAGCTCATTGAAAGAAGCCTTCGCATCAGCCGGATTACTGATGGATATTTTGATATTTCCTATAGTGGGATTGATAAAATTTTCTGGAATTTTGACCGGAATATGAGACGGCTTCCAGATCTACAACTTATAGAAAATCATTTAAAGCTTGTCAATTATCAGAATATTCTTCTAAACCCTG
This genomic window from Chryseobacterium sp. MEBOG06 contains:
- a CDS encoding BON domain-containing protein gives rise to the protein MKTNSELQKDVQNAIRWEPLLRSAEIRVTAKDGVVSLTGVVDSFTKKAEAEAAARKITGVKALVENIEVNLPNSWTKSDADIANEVLAALKSNYKVPDDQVSVKVEDGCVILGGELNWNYEKEAAKNAITFLPGIKVITNNITIKSEMHEEIDKKDIENALKSSVIDDRDIRVSVSGKIVTLEGTVNSWYAKEEVGHIVWKAPGILEVKNNLEVDYGYDY